The nucleotide window TCGCGCGCAGGTGGAGGCGGCACTCGGGATGGCGGGAATCGCCGAACTGCGGGCGAGGGGACTCCAGGAGATCTCCGCCGGGGAGCGCCAGAGGGCCGCCGTCGCCCGCGCGATCGCCCAGGGCGCCCGGGTGATGCTGCTCGACGAGCCCACCGCGTTCCTCGACATCCGGCACCGGGTGGCGTTCTACGAGGTCGTCACGCGCCTTTCGGAGGAGTGCGGGATCGCCGCATTGGTGGCGTCCCACGACCTGTCGCTGTGCGCGGAGTACGGGAGCCGGATCGTCCTCCTGTCGGGCGGGACGGTGGCGGCGCAGGGGAAGCCGGAGGAGGTGCTCACGCCGGAAAACGTGCGGGCCGCGTACGGGATCTCCGTCGCCTGCGACCGGAATCCCGCCACCGGCGCCATCCGCGTCACCCCGCTGCGGGAGAACCCGCGGCGGTAATTTTTTTAATACCAGGGCGGAAGCCGGGGAAGACGGTGAGAGTCCGTCGCTGCCCCCGCATCTGTAAACCGGAACGAAACCCGCGTGTTTGCCACTGTTCCCGCACGGGAACGGGAAGGCGCGGGGAGTAGGCCGCCGGAAGCCAGAAGATCCGGACCGCCCTGCATCAACCCACTCCCTTTCGAGGGGAAGGAGGAGCAATGGCGGGGAATGCACGAAGAGGGATGATCCGGCTGGCCGCGGCGGTCGTCGCCGTCGCCGCAACGGCGGCGGCGCACGCCGGGGAGGCGCTGCGCACCGAGCCGGTGGTCGTGACGGCGACGCGGATCGAGGAGAAGGTCTCGGAGCAGGCGTCGTCCGCGACGGTGGTGACGCGCGACGCGATCCTTCTGACCGAAGGGGGTATGGCCGGCGACGTCCTCCGGGCGGTTCCCGGCGTGGACGTACAGCGCGCCGGGAGCGCGGGAAACCGGGAGAACATCAAGATCCGGGGCGGGCTGGCGACCGGCACGCTGGTGATGATCGACGGATTCCCGGTGAACAGCCCGACGCTGGGCCAGTTCGACATCGGAGCGCTCCCGGCGGCGCGGTTCGACCGGGTGGAGGTCGTGCGCGGCGCCCAGAGCGCGCTGTACGGCTCCAACGCGATGTCCGGCGTGGTGAACTTCCTGCCGCCGGCGCCCGGCGCGGAGCGGAAGTACGGCGCGGGGATCGCCGGAGGGAGCTTCTCCACGCTCCAGTGGAACGGGTTCGCCCGGGGAGGCGGGCCCCCGGGCGCCTTCCACCTGGAAGCCGGGGGGCTGACGAGCCGGGGGATCCACCCCAACGACGACGTCTCCCTCGTCTCGTTCCTCGGGGGCGCCGACGTCCGGCTCGGCGACCGGAACCGGGTCCACGCACTCGTGCTGACCACCGACGCGGACAAGGGGATCCCGATCGACTTCGGAACGCCCCGCGACGCGAATCACCGGTCCGTCCGGCGAGGCTCCCTCGCCGGGGGGCGGTGGGAGGTGCGGTTCTCCCGTTCCCTGTCCGTG belongs to Deltaproteobacteria bacterium and includes:
- a CDS encoding ABC transporter ATP-binding protein — protein: RAQVEAALGMAGIAELRARGLQEISAGERQRAAVARAIAQGARVMLLDEPTAFLDIRHRVAFYEVVTRLSEECGIAALVASHDLSLCAEYGSRIVLLSGGTVAAQGKPEEVLTPENVRAAYGISVACDRNPATGAIRVTPLRENPRR